In the genome of Stomoxys calcitrans chromosome 4, idStoCalc2.1, whole genome shotgun sequence, the window gcCACTCCAGAGAAAAGGTGGAGCGACCTCCTATGGGGGTACGTGACACTGCATCAGGTTATCAATCGATAtaggccatacttgacacacctgtgaagccataccaaaacgacatgtgtaaaatttcatgtaaattggataacaattgcgccctctagaaatctaatcgggagatcggtttatatggaggctatatcaggttatggactgatttagaccatacttggcacaattgttggaagtcattctacaacgatatgtgcaaaattttagccaaatcggataagaattgctccgtcTCAAGAagcctaatcgagagatcggttaatatggctgctatacAGGGTTATGAACAGAATTGAACCAtaccacgcgcaaaatttcagccaaatcggttaagaactgcgccctccagagactcaagaagtcaagatccaagatcggttcatggcccatttgcaatcccaatcccgacctacacaaataagaagtatttgggtaaaatttcaagtgccctgctttactccttcgatagttagcgcgctttcgacagacagacggacggacatggctagatcgactacaAATgatatggcgatcaagaatatatactttatgggtctaatACGTATGTTTCAAGGggttacagaatgacgaaatatccccattctatgatagagggcataaaaataactttttattaaaaaaaaaaataaataggtACCATTTAAACATTTCAGTCTGGTATTTACTCATCCTGAGGGACTTtggcaggttaggttaggtttaagtggcagtctgccatcagactcatttagacgttttcgtctaagtgagtctgattgtgataccacaggaacagaagaaggaagataccttatacttcctaccgttgaaccatccagatcgctttaaaaaccccattaacttgcgaatgttgacatccgctaaatcagaaaggttctcaaagaaatgaggccacatagttttggaatgctcacagccccctctttgtgaccatctatcattcgttgcccttcgggcctggtcctaaaaacttagcttacatgtcgctagaggcatacccacagattccagtatccctggagtgtgtaaggtagttcctagtctcgcaagctcaatcgctttacaattccctgggatatctccttggcccggcacccagaacaggtgaattttgaactgttcacccatctcgttgagagatctgcgacagtcgagggcggtttttgtgttcagaaatacgttctccagggatataatggctgcctggctgtctgaaaagatatttatgccaatcgtcgtaatgacattatattttagccattccaccacctgCTTAATtgaaggatctctgcttgatatacACAGCAGTGGGCGGGTTACCTCTGCGAAATTACAATCGGAAAGTGGCTAAATTGCTCAAGGTTTCAAAAATTCTGATGGAAAATGGTACCCAAACTTAAGtaaaaaatttgttctctttaatttttcaaaaaaaaaaaattattgaaagtttTCGAATTAAAAGGATGCATTATTCAACAAAGGTTGATATATTCGACATAGTCAAATGATATTTTCAGCTGGCTACAAGATGAGTGGAGCAATATTTTTTGATCTAAtacctaaaaattatttttaatagccCAAATAGGGGATTATACAATCTAATGAGACCGGCTAAAGCCTCAGCAAGGTACaccgtaggttaggttgaatgggtcgtctaccaaaggtgagttcactcggaggctagtttggcccattgtggtaccctagagaaagggaaaaaaaggaaaatgtgagacctcgtactagaggctATACATGAATAAAAAGACAGGAGTAGTGGAGAAAATCcgagcgggaggtgaagaaccgcacttcgctacgcaagcacggacctACCTACACCAAAGCCTGTGTCACCCCCccttcggaaccatcctgttccctcaacaaatctcaggagagatAGCAGAGGTATGTTCGCAAGtttacccagatcacagaaggaacggctccccagaaaggaaagcctatgtctctgcagacccggacaagaacaaagcaagtgctcaatagtctccccCTCATCCTCATCGGGCCAACTCCTACTAAAGTCATTGTGCGTTATCCGCATGCGCGCCGCcttgcggcctatggcacaatatccggttatgacccctgtcaaagtactcattgacctcttatcgaacgccagcaattccctcgtcctcctccggtcgatgaccggccatagcgccttcgcagtccggcaaccatccaccgtgtcccacctcgccaccgacgccgccctggccatcccctctacttggttcagtagctcgacaaatggcatgtaggcaagaccgatgactggttcgCCCGGTGCACACGAACCCTTCCTGGcacactcgtccgccctctcttTCCCTGGAAtaccctcatgcccaggaacacatgtcagcgtcacatcgtgggcccggatctcagcgcccctgtgatcccgatgcaggccagtctctggaccttctcaaactccttcgcacgcgtcctcttccctacggcgtcccaccataccagtgcttcaTAGggcagtactggtctcacgatggccgtatacatccaataaatcatcttgggagtcaccccccacttcctaccgaacatcctcctgcaggagtaaaaagcgcacagtgcctttcGGCTTtattcctcggtgttcctcttctacgacagtttcgaatcgaggactatgcctaggtacttcgcctccttcaaCAGCCGCAGTGTGATTCCGTCCAAGGACGGAAGTCTGAACTCCAGTATCTTAAATCTACGCGttaagagcaccagctccgtcttcgcTGGGCTGGTCCTCAACCCATATTTGGTAGCCTATCGCGACAActtcctcagtgacccttccatgatctcgctgatcgttgacagaaacttgcctcggaccagcagcacgacgtcgtccgcataagcaataatcctcgtgccgtccccaccgagatccatcagaTTTCactaatcacgaggttccacatCATCGGCGTGAACAccctccttggggcgttcctctggtcaccgTAAAAAACGCCAAACATTTCGAAAGCAATATCACggttttggggaatgtttttgtaCAATAGACTATAGGCAGACAAAGACTATAGGCATGACAGTTAAATTTTCCAGCTGAATAAGAGCTTTAAGCCCACTTCTTAATACAGATAACATTGGTATAGGAGCAATAAAATATCTGTCCGAATCTAAATTCGGttgaaaatgaatgaaatgtcgCTATAACTCAAATAGGAAGACTACTTCCGTCCAACTGCAATGAATTTTGGTTAATTATTTGAGGTTCGTAGGTACTTATCCCCGTTTCGGGTTGCCAGAACTAAACCGACTCTATGCCTAGGGTGATTCAAGCCATTTTTGAAAAGTAAGTAATGGCAGCccttgtctgtccatccgctgtcccaaatttttttccattgacattctttaaaaaaaatgctatAAACCATCGATCCAGCCCACATTGTATGAGATGTAgaatcctttgtttgtctatccgctgtcccaatttttttttctaataactGTAAATGATAAATTTATGCAAGTATCTTATTTGCTGGGATGCAAACGTTGATCTAAGTAACAATTTTATTACACAGTGGTAGGTAGGGGATATTTTCCTGTTATATACAATATCACGTAAGAGGTAACTTGTTCGGTTAATGTTTCTCATCTTGTTACTTTGAAATCTATTCAACTATAAATGAATTATTGATAGGTATGGCAAGTACTTACATTGCAATTTGTTTTGTGCGAATATTGACTCCAACAAAGGTAATTGTTAGAAATTCCTGTTTCTTCGAATTTTGAGGTTATAGCTGGCTGTTAGTCTCCACATCAGAATACAACTGTTTCTACTAGTTCCTATTGCAGTTTTGCACTAATTAACAAATTCAAAATACacaattttcagtttttttgttactttagTATTAcattttatgttatgttatttatttatttaactttaCGCAGTAATAACTCAGTGTTTTGTGTTTCTTTATTGAATTTCTCTTTGCATCGTAAACCAAAACTGGAATGCAACTACAAAATATGCGGTTGCTGTTATAAtgttgttttgaatttttaattcgTTTGAATTTCTGTTTTGGGAGTTTCTTTCGAATTGTATTATTATGCCTAAGGCTGGCTAGTAGCAGTATAGAATGCTTAATCCAGAGCAGCAGCACCAGAGATGATTTCAATCAACTCACGAGTAATGACAGCCTGTCTGGTACGGTTGAATGTCAATGTCAACTTCTCAATCATTTCACCGGCGTTCTTGGAAGCATTGTCCATGGCAGTCATGCGAGAAGATTGTTCGGAGCAAGCGCTCTCCTTCATGGTGTAGAAGATGAGGGAGGCCAACGAATATTCCAAGTAGCTCTGAATAACGTCGGCATCCAAAGAGTCGTATACAGCCAACTTGTCGGACTTTTCGACTGTGGGTGAACTAAAGATGGGCAATGTGGAACATTGGTAGGACACAACCGACTTGAAACGGTTGAAGACGATGCTGCCCTCAGTGAAGTCGTAGCCACACTTCATCACTTCATGAGCAATGCGAGAAGCATCAATGAAGGTAGGAGGCAAACGGCCAACCTCATtggcaacaaacaaaatttccttgcCATACAAACGGGACAAAATGGAACGGGATTTGTCACCCACACAGATGATTTTGGTGTTAGAGCTGTCCTTGCCCATTTCATTACGAATGAAACGAGCAACACCGGTGTGCACAGCGCCGCACAAACCACGATCAGAGGTCATGGCAATGTACAATTTCTTCTGTTCAGCCTTTTCGTCGGGTTGGATTTCGGTCTTCTCAAAGAATTGTTGGGCGCCCAAGCCATAGGGACGGGCAGCCTTCAAATCACGTTCAGCACGCGAATATTTGGCAGCTGACACCATCTTCATGGATTGCGTAATCTTCTGAATATTCTTAACGGACTTCAAGCGGATGGAAATGGCTTTTAAGGTAGCCATACCACGCTGCTGTTGAGCCTGCAAAGTAGCCTCAACGGCCAAGGGGACCAAAAGAGCAGAAGTACGTTGGGCAAACATTTTGTTGATCCGTGTAGTTGGCTAAAATTGCAACAAAACAATCAAATTAGCAAGTAAATCgttggaaaaacaaaaaaattttattgattatGCAAAACACCGATTGGAAAATTTTACCAGAATTTTTCACGACACGACTGACACACTGACAGGGGCTACCTCTTATGTAAGGAGAATGGATAGTATTGCCACAGTTGATTTTTTTGGTCTAATGAGATAGCTGATAATTGCCGTCAAATGTCAAGCCGGTCACAAAAGCACTAAACAATAGATAATGTTATGGAAAATGCAGAAATAAACTACATGAAAATAACTTGGAGAAAATTGAGCACAAAAACATATGGAGAACGCAAAGAAGAATCCTACCTTTAACTAAATTAGAAATTAATTATCAAAATAGATTCACAACTGGCAGCATTGGTTATAAGGTTGCACAAAATAGTACTTTTTCATGCTCAACAAATTTTTGCAACTCTTCTAACTGAGCTGCCAGGCAAAGACTATTTGAAgttctttaattttctttttttatcgttcattaaatttgtacaacaaccacaaatcatatggtgcaatccgccatctgtTGTTTTGCCATACACGTAAAAACttgtttgcgtgtgtgtgtgtatacgtaTGCGTGCATGAacggagaatatgcgagaaagaagataacaacaaggagaatgcaaacaaaaatctgtcatcttaatacagTCAAGCCTGGCCTGCTGTtcacagctgttcgcgtgagaccacctttttacaTTCGCCTTGGATTAAagactggtactatattcgctttccacgatatttttcgccgattactttttttaaataatagtttttaaagcaaaacaatTACTAaggttaaaatttaaaaaaaaaaaattgttattttatcattgttatttgcGTAGTGCTTCAAAAAGTAATCGCAAAAAAATGAGTTTTCAACGgtaaaaaacgaacatagtaccagccataaggTAGAAGAATATGGTATTGAGAACTATAGAACTGCTGCTTGAACAAGGAATATGCTTCAATAATAAAGTTGACTCATTTGTTTAACACCAAAAAAATTATACGATGA includes:
- the LOC106089888 gene encoding ATP synthase subunit gamma, mitochondrial, with the translated sequence MFAQRTSALLVPLAVEATLQAQQQRGMATLKAISIRLKSVKNIQKITQSMKMVSAAKYSRAERDLKAARPYGLGAQQFFEKTEIQPDEKAEQKKLYIAMTSDRGLCGAVHTGVARFIRNEMGKDSSNTKIICVGDKSRSILSRLYGKEILFVANEVGRLPPTFIDASRIAHEVMKCGYDFTEGSIVFNRFKSVVSYQCSTLPIFSSPTVEKSDKLAVYDSLDADVIQSYLEYSLASLIFYTMKESACSEQSSRMTAMDNASKNAGEMIEKLTLTFNRTRQAVITRELIEIISGAAALD